A segment of the Leclercia adecarboxylata genome:
GAGGTGGGGCAGCGAATTCCGGTAACGCTCGGCAACATTGCGCCGCTGGCGCTTAAACCTTTTCGACCAGGCCAGATTGCCCTGGTGTGTGAGGGCGGCGGACAGCGAGGGATCTTCACGGCTGGCGTGCTGGACGAATTTATGCGCGCGCAGTTTAATCCATTCGACCTCTATTTCGGCACCTCCGCCGGGGCGCAGAATCTCTCGGCCTACGTCTGCAATCAGCCGGGTTACGCCCGCAAAGTGATCATGCGCTACACCACTTCCCGCGATTTCTTCGATCCGCTGCGCTTTGTGCGCGGCGGAAATCTTATCGATCTCGACTGGCTGCTGGATGCTACCGCCAGTCAAATGCCGCTGGCGATGGACACCGCCTCGCGCCTGTTCGATACCGGAAAAGCTCTCTGGATGTGCGCCTGTCGCGGCGACGATTACTCGGCCAGCTATTTCTCCCCACAAAAAGAGAACTGGCTGGACATCCTTCGCGCCTCCAGCGCCATCCCCGGTTTCTACCGCACCGGCGCGGCGCTGGACGGCATCGCCTATCTGGACGGCGGGGTGAGCGACGCGATCCCGGTGCAGGAGGCGGCCCGACGCGGGGCCCAGACCATCGTGGTGATCCGCACCGTGCCATCGCAAATGTACTATACGCCGCAGTGGTTTAAGCGGATGGAGCGCTGGCTGGGCGACAGCAGCCTGCAACCGATGCTGAACCTGGTTGCACACCATGAGGCCAGCTACCACACCATCCAGCGCTTTATCGAGAAGCCGCCGGGCAAGCTCAGGATCTTTGAAATTTATCCCCCACGCCCGCTCAACAGCATGGCGCTGGGCAGCCGCATACCCGCCCTGCGGGACGACTACAAAACCGGGCGCCTGTGCGGGCGCTATTTCCTGGCCACGGTGGGCAAGCTGCTGGCCGAACGCCCGCCGCTGCGCCGCCATCAGCAGCTCATCACTCCCGCCCCGGTGGTGGTTCCCCCGGCGAGCGTGGCCAACGACGTGGTCACCACGCCGCTGGTGATTGCGCCTGAGGCCAATGACACCCTGTTTGATAACGAGGATCTGGCGTGACTTACCGCTTTATCGATACCCATTGCCACTTTGATTTTCCTCCTTTTACCGACGATGAACCCGCCAGCATTCAGCGTGCCGCCGACGCGGGGGTAACGGCGATTGTGGTGCCGGCCATTGATGTGGCGAGCATCGATCGCGTTCTGCGTCTCGGTGCGCGCTTTCCTGCGCTCTATATGGCGCTGGGCCTGCATCCGATTGTGATCGAATCTCATCGCGACGAGCATCTTGACCAGCTGGAAGCGATCCTGGCGGCGCGACCGGAGAGGCTGGTGGCGGTGGGGGAGATCGGCCTCGATCTTTATCGGGAGGATCCCCACTTCGAACGTCAGGAGGCGATCCTCGACGCGCAGCTGAAGCTGGCGAAACGCTACGATCTGCCGGTGATCCTCCATTCCCGACGCACCCATGACAAACTGGCGATGCACCTTAAGCGCCAGGATCTGCCGCGCACCGGGGTGGTACACGGCTTTGCCGGCAGCCTGCAGCAGGCGCAGCGCTTTGTGGAGATGGGGTATAAAATTGGCGTTGGCGGCACCATCACCTATCCCCGGGCCAGTAAAACCCGGGATGTGATGGCGCAATTACCGCTTTCCGCCCTGCTGCTTGAAACGGATGCCCCCGACATGCCCCTCAACGGTTTTCAGGGCCAGCCTAACCGCCCTGAGCAGGCGGCGCGGGTGTTTGCCACCTTGTGCGAACTGCGTGACGAGCCCGCGGATGAGATCGCGGAGGCGTTGTTGAATAACACCCGCACGCTGTTCGATCTGCCGTTATAAGTAGAGCGCCGGGCGGATCACCCTGATCCGCTCCCGCTCCAGCACCCCGGCCAGCGGTTCGACATCCTCTGCCGTGGCGCTCCGCCAGTGCCGGGCTTCACCGTAGACGCCGTGCGCATGAAAGGCGTTGATCCGGACGGGCACGTCCCCTAACCGGCGGATAAAAGCGGCCAGTTCCCGGCGGTGCGTCAGATAATCGCTGTGCTCCGGGATCGCCAGCAGACGCAGCTCGCTCAGCCGGTTGTGGGCGGCCAGCCAGCGGATGCTGTGCTTGATGACGGTGTTGTCGCGCCCGGTCAGATAGCGGTGATGTTCATTGTCCCAGGCCTTGAGATCCAGCATCGCCCCGTCAAATACCGGGAGCAGTTTTTGCCAGCCGGTTTCGCTTAACAGGCCGTTGCTGTCTACCAGACAGGACAAATGCTGTAGCTGCGGATCGGCTTTCAGGGCAGTAAACAGCGCCACCAGAAACGGCAGCTGGGTGGTAGCTTCCCCGCCGCTGACGGTGATGCCGGAGATAAAGGGCGACACCTTGCGGACCTGCTCCATCACCTCCTCCACGCTTAAACGCAGCGCCATGGGCGTCGCCTGTTGCGGGCACATCTGCAGGCAGGTGTCGCACTGCTGGCAATGCGCATCATCCCACCAGACCCGACCGGCCTGAATGTTCAGTGCGTCATGCGGGCAGTGCGGTACGCAGGCGGCGCAGTCGTTGCATCGTCCTATCGTCCACGGATTGTGGCAGGTTTTGCAGCGCAGGTTACAGCCCTGCAGAAACAGGGCCAGGCGACTGCCGGGCCCGTCGACGCAGGAGAACGGGATAACCTTACTGACTAAAGCGCATCTGTTGTTCATGGCTTATCACGCGCGGCTGGCGCTCCAGGATACGGGTGTTGCGGGCGGCCTCTTCACCCAGCCAGGTGGTGTTGGTGCGTGAACCTTCGGCGCGGTATTTCTCCAGATCGGAGAGACGCACCATATAGCCGGTGACGCGCACCAGATCGTTACCCGAGATATTGGCGCTGAACTCGCGCATCCCGGCGCGGAAGGCGCCCAGGCAGAGCTCCACCACCGCCTGCGGATTGCGCTTGATGGTTTCGTCCAGGGTCAGGATGTCGCTGATCCCGGCGTGATAGTGCCTGTGGTGCGGCGCCACCGCCAGCAGATGGCTGATGGGGTCGGGCTCCTCGCCATAGGGTAGGCGCGCCCCCGGCGTGGTGCCGACGTCAGAGCTGATCCCCGACTGGGCATGCAGCAGGGCGCGCTGCTTCCAGCCATGTCTGACCGGGGTATTTTCCACAAAGGCCGCCAGCTGCTCGCTGATGCGGTACCCCAGCGCGTTGGCCCGGTCGTCCTTGCCGTAGCGCCCCTTCATCCCGGCTTTTTCGCACAGCACGTTCACTGCCTCGGCCAGGCCATACATGCCAAACATCGGCACGAAACGGTCGGGATCGATCAACCCTTCCTTAACCAGGAAGCTATTCTCAAAGAAGCCGGATTGTTGGTACAGGACGTCGCAGCGGGCATCGATGATGGCGATCTGCTGCTGGCAGTAGTGCGGCAGCGTGCGGGTGAAGAAATCCTCCAGGGTATCGCTCCGATCGGCGATGGCTTTCAGGTTGAGGCGCACCAGAGTGCTGCCTCCGCCCGCCAGCGGCAGGGTGTTGTAACAGCTGACCACGCCAAAGCCATTTTTTGTGAAAATTTTATCATTTATCGGCCCGTTGGCGATATGGGGCTTGCTGCATTCGCAGATGTTGCTGGCTACCTCCAGCAGCAGATCGTCCGGGGTGATCGCCGGGTCATAAATAAAGGTCAGATTGGGGGAAACCTGCTTAAGCTCTGCATCGGCGCGCAAAATGGCGCGCGTCACCGGGCCGTCGGCCGGGCCAATATTGGCATGCACGAAGGCATCCGGCAAGGTGCGGTCGAGATAGCGCCAGAAACGTTTTATTCGAATATCGATTTCTTCTTGTGTTAGAATTCTAACATACGGCTGCAACAGCGAATCGAGATGGCCAAGGAACACCGGCATGCCGGTCACGGACGGAACATGGTGGTAGAGGATGGTTAACAGCGACAGGGCATCGTCCAGATCCTGCGCCCCTTCCAGCTCCAGCCACTCCGAGCCCTGTTTCAGGAACAGCGCATAGTCGGGTAACACATAGCGCGGCTTGTACGGTGCGTGGCCCTCAAACATATCGCAGATAAATCCCGCCTCCAGCGCCTGACGCGCTTCAGGGGGAAGCGTCGGATAAGGCAGGTTGTTTTCCGCCTCCAGCGCCAGAAAGTGGCGTTTTTGTTCGGGGCTTAACACCGGGCTTGTCACAATTTTCTGGCAACGTTGTTGCAGGGCATCGGGGCTGGATGGGGACATGGTCGCTTCCTTATTCTTCTGCAATGATGGGGAAGGATTGTAGAAAGAGTCCCGTCGGCCGCCTTTGATCCTGCGCGTGTGCCTGACGCTTTAATCAGCAGTTGTAGCGAAATTATTTGAAGTTGATCTCATTATGGTTATGCAAATTTGTACGCATATTTCATTAACTGTGATGAATGTCGAAGTGAGAATGCGGGTGGATGTTAGAATACTCACAGACCCGCAAGGTAAAATTTTACGGCTATACGCCGGGAGAATGTTATGACCGATTTAACCGCAAGCAGCCTGCGCGCCCTGAAACTGATGGATCTGACCACCCTGAATGACGACGACACCAACGAGAAAGTGATCGCCCTGTGTCATCAGGCGAAAACCGCAGTGGGTAACACCGCCGCTGTCTGTATCTATCCGCGCTTCATTCCGATCGCGCGTAAAACCCTGAAAGAGCAGGGGACGCCGGACGTGCGCATCGCGACCGTCACTAACTTCCCGCACGGTAACGACGATATCGAGATCGCGCTGGCAGAGACCCGC
Coding sequences within it:
- a CDS encoding metal-dependent hydrolase, yielding MTYRFIDTHCHFDFPPFTDDEPASIQRAADAGVTAIVVPAIDVASIDRVLRLGARFPALYMALGLHPIVIESHRDEHLDQLEAILAARPERLVAVGEIGLDLYREDPHFERQEAILDAQLKLAKRYDLPVILHSRRTHDKLAMHLKRQDLPRTGVVHGFAGSLQQAQRFVEMGYKIGVGGTITYPRASKTRDVMAQLPLSALLLETDAPDMPLNGFQGQPNRPEQAARVFATLCELRDEPADEIAEALLNNTRTLFDLPL
- a CDS encoding YjjW family glycine radical enzyme activase, with the translated sequence MNNRCALVSKVIPFSCVDGPGSRLALFLQGCNLRCKTCHNPWTIGRCNDCAACVPHCPHDALNIQAGRVWWDDAHCQQCDTCLQMCPQQATPMALRLSVEEVMEQVRKVSPFISGITVSGGEATTQLPFLVALFTALKADPQLQHLSCLVDSNGLLSETGWQKLLPVFDGAMLDLKAWDNEHHRYLTGRDNTVIKHSIRWLAAHNRLSELRLLAIPEHSDYLTHRRELAAFIRRLGDVPVRINAFHAHGVYGEARHWRSATAEDVEPLAGVLERERIRVIRPALYL
- a CDS encoding patatin family protein encodes the protein MGQRIPVTLGNIAPLALKPFRPGQIALVCEGGGQRGIFTAGVLDEFMRAQFNPFDLYFGTSAGAQNLSAYVCNQPGYARKVIMRYTTSRDFFDPLRFVRGGNLIDLDWLLDATASQMPLAMDTASRLFDTGKALWMCACRGDDYSASYFSPQKENWLDILRASSAIPGFYRTGAALDGIAYLDGGVSDAIPVQEAARRGAQTIVVIRTVPSQMYYTPQWFKRMERWLGDSSLQPMLNLVAHHEASYHTIQRFIEKPPGKLRIFEIYPPRPLNSMALGSRIPALRDDYKTGRLCGRYFLATVGKLLAERPPLRRHQQLITPAPVVVPPASVANDVVTTPLVIAPEANDTLFDNEDLA
- a CDS encoding YjjI family glycine radical enzyme is translated as MSPSSPDALQQRCQKIVTSPVLSPEQKRHFLALEAENNLPYPTLPPEARQALEAGFICDMFEGHAPYKPRYVLPDYALFLKQGSEWLELEGAQDLDDALSLLTILYHHVPSVTGMPVFLGHLDSLLQPYVRILTQEEIDIRIKRFWRYLDRTLPDAFVHANIGPADGPVTRAILRADAELKQVSPNLTFIYDPAITPDDLLLEVASNICECSKPHIANGPINDKIFTKNGFGVVSCYNTLPLAGGGSTLVRLNLKAIADRSDTLEDFFTRTLPHYCQQQIAIIDARCDVLYQQSGFFENSFLVKEGLIDPDRFVPMFGMYGLAEAVNVLCEKAGMKGRYGKDDRANALGYRISEQLAAFVENTPVRHGWKQRALLHAQSGISSDVGTTPGARLPYGEEPDPISHLLAVAPHHRHYHAGISDILTLDETIKRNPQAVVELCLGAFRAGMREFSANISGNDLVRVTGYMVRLSDLEKYRAEGSRTNTTWLGEEAARNTRILERQPRVISHEQQMRFSQ